Sequence from the Helianthus annuus cultivar XRQ/B chromosome 13, HanXRQr2.0-SUNRISE, whole genome shotgun sequence genome:
ACCACCTCGAATAACGTGACGTGGAAACTGAGGTGCCCCGGCAGGTGGCGGTGGCTGTGGCGCCGCTGCACCGTCTAGATCCTCCGGAGGGTCCTCCACGGGCACTACATCAGCAGGATCAGCAGGAGGATGAACGTCCTCGAAATGCTCTGGTAGGTCCTCCTCTCTCCATACGCCCCCCTCGCGGTTTTTAAACCGCGGGCCAACCGGGAACCTCTTGATAACCCTCATCCCCCATAGCGACTGCATACCCATCCGCGTCGGCATGATGGCCGGCGTCCGTAGATGTGGGTCCTGATGTGGTACGAGGCCAAATGAACGGGCAATGACGGTCACGTACGCCCCGCCATACAAAAATCCGCGCTCCTGCCGGTGATGGCCGGAGGCGAAGTACTGGGCTAGACCGTGTGCTAGCGCGCACGGCCTCCTATACAACAAACAATATAGGAAAAAAAGATCTGTGGTCGTACACCACTCACGGCTGTAGCCGCGCGCTGATATAGAAGTGGCGAGCAAATGGTGCAGATACCTGCAGATAGTGTTAGCGAAATACAAAAACAGAGATTAATAAACAGTGCATATAATCACAATAATTGCAATAATAAACGTACATACCTGTATAGTGGGTCGCTAACAAACGACACCCTCCCCTTCGACTTGTCATGCTCCCAATGATCCGCCCCCGCAATCACCTGCCAAAACCCAACAAGAGTGGGTTTTTCAACCACCACTAGCCCCGCTGTGTAGATCTCAGTCTCGATCTCCTCCTGCATGTATAAACCACAGCGCACCGCAAACTCTGCTAGCGTCATCGAACGCTGAACGCCAGCAAGCCTGAAAGAAACCTCAGGCGGAGGGGGAGCACCTGGGTACGGAATCATAAATAaaacaatataataataaataataaataataaataataataataatattaataacaataacaataattaataataataataataatataaagaaataaataaataaataaataaataaataaataatattaataaataaataaataaatatcaaTAACATTCACCTGGGTACGGAATCGGCACTGGCTCCCCAGGAGGGTGAAATGTGAATGACGAAATGAACTCGACCAGCAGCTCCCTGTAGGTCGGCGTGTGCGCCAAATCAAAAAGACGATGCCACGGCGAATCGATAGGTATAAACCGACGCACTCTCGGCGTCTCAGCAATCTCCTCCATCGCATCCCAGTCGATCGATGCATGCGATCCAACGTGCATCCTCCTAAGCTTCTGGCAATGACGGGCGGCGTCAGTGCCGTCGGGAAACTCTAGATAGGGATGCCCCTGCAACGTATCCACAGGCGGTCGCTGTCTCCGTCGTGGACCCTGCTGAACCGGCTCTATGTGAATGTCATCGCCCGGCATCAGATCGTCCTCCATAATAAATACTGTATACgtatacaataataataatattaataaataataaataataaataataatattaataacaataacaataattaataataataaataataaataataaataataaataataatattaataacaataacaataattaataataataataatataaataaataaataataaataataaataataatattaataacaataacaataattaataataataataatataaataaataaataaataaataaataaataaataaataataataataatattaataataatgtttttaataataataattaataaataataataataataataataatatttaataatataattaataaataataataatatttaataataattaataaataataataataatataattaataaaaaaaaaaaacagaccctcgtatagccctcgtatagggctatactcaGCGTCCTGTTCCACaagttcttcatcatcatcaacatcaaaccCCCAAAACCCAACCAAATTCAACTTTTAGGGCAAACCTACGGTCTAAAGGCATAAACGAGACAAAAATACTTAACTACGGGATGAAATACGTACCGGTGATGCTTCGATTCTTCAAAAATACGGTTGAAATACGTACGAGGCGTATAGATCAGAATGCACcgtatatgtgtgtgtttttgtttgtgtgtgtgatcTGTGTCGTCTAGGCCCCCCCCCTGTGTTATACGAagcctagacgcctcgtatagacctatacgaggcgtctatgcTTTTTGCTAAATGACATTTTTGCCCCTGTTTTACCCTTAGTATAGCCTTTtatcaggggcaaaatggtaattaaccattccaaaaagatatttctggaatggttaattaccattttgcccctgaaaaAAGGCTATACTAAGGGGTAAACAGGGGCATAATGGtaatttaataataaattttattaattaaaaaaagaaatggGAAAAAGTAACCGCCTCAACTGTACTCCTCGTACAGGTCTGTACGAGTCGTACAATTTTGAAATTACCTTTTAGCCCCTGCTAAGTGGCTATACTGGGGGCATATcaggggtaaaatagtaattaactaaaaagattttcaaaattcaaattcaaaattcaaatttaaacCGCTCAAATAGACGCCCCGTACAGGTCTGTACGAAGCGTCTACtttcaaaaaattcaaattttgaatttcagaaattcaaaaattgaattttcaaaatcccgCTCAAATAGACGCCCCGTACAGGTCTGTACGAGGCGTCTGGTTGGGGTAAAATTACCTTTGAGCCCCGGGAATAAGCCTATATTGGGGGCCTATCAGGGGCTAAATGGTCTTTTGTGCAATATTATACGAGGGGTCTAGTTCTATACGAAGCGTATAGTTTTTTTTtgtagaaaaatttaaaaaaatactattaattccaaaaaaatattattaattacaaaaaaaatactattaattacaaagttACACTATTAATTccaaaaaaaatactattaattacaaaaaaaatactaataattacaaaaaaaatactaataattacaaaaaaattctattaattacaaaaaatactaataattacaaaaaaaattctattaattccaaaaaaatactattaattacaaaaatcattcttcCGTGTAACTATCTATGTAATTAAGACTGGGGTTTGATCTTGGTCGAGGATTCATTATCGATGTATACCATTCTAGACGTGGCAAGTACATATCTTCCCATTGTTCTGTGTGGGGTCTTCGGTGGGTCAACCATAGCCCGTGTGCTGGTGGCATAGGATAATCCCCTTCCAGCTTAACATGTATGAAGTGGTTCTCGTTAACATGTGTAAGCGTTATGAATAATGGTTGTTCCTCAGGCGGAGGACTTAGTATTGGGAAGTAAGTGGAACTCGCACCCATGGTTGTCGTTAACAGGTGCACCCCGATACCGTACGTTTGTGCAATAAGAAGTCCTGCAAAGGGGAAGTCCATCCAGTGATTCTCCCCACAACCGGCCACTGAATCCCAAATTAGGCCCTGACGATGCGTGTAAAAATAACCTGCAGCCCATGCTTCAAATATTGGGAACCAGATCGATTCGTTCTGATCCATTTCTTGGACAAGGTCCCTTCTAATACGCCCCCATGAACTCTGATCCATCCCTAAGCCCACAGCCACAGACcgaaacccacaatgaccgtcCGGCATCACATCTCGTATGCACGAGACGTACGGATGGAACACTGGCGGAAT
This genomic interval carries:
- the LOC118485518 gene encoding uncharacterized protein LOC118485518; the protein is MKLIEQLTAQNMEPRKIFQTIRKQDPDRFHVQKDVQNVVAKIRAEQRQGLTPMQSLENVLMKNDFIYEIREEPGTEIVTEIFFLHRDSRVLWRAFPHVMMIDATYKTNIYNMPFIQIVGMTPTNKSFIIAHAVVSKERGDNFVWVLERVKAMLDECMEPRVILTDRDLALMGACAKVFPDASRLLCRWHIQQNVMKHCKGAFTDDDWKKFLSFWGSLIESPSIPIYDYHLRNMRKRLVECKRSIFIMEDDLMPGDDIHIEPVQQGPRRRQRPPVDTLQGHPYLEFPDGTDAARHCQKLRRMHVGSHASIDWDAMEEIAETPRVRRFIPIDSPWHRLFDLAHTPTYRELLVEFISSFTFHPPGEPVPIPYPGAPPPPEVSFRLAGVQRSMTLAEFAVRCGLYMQEEIETEIYTAGLVVVEKPTLVGFWQVIAGADHWEHDKSKGRVSFVSDPLYRYLHHLLATSISARGYSREWCTTTDLFFLYCLLYRRPCALAHGLAQYFASGHHRQERGFLYGGAYVTVIARSFGLVPHQDPHLRTPAIMPTRMGMQSLWGMRVIKRFPVGPRFKNREGGVWREEDLPEHFEDVHPPADPADVVPVEDPPEDLDGAAAPQPPPPAGAPQFPRHVIRGGAPGAALHPDVRARLDRLDDLVGWLVRAEQDRREREGLPPIPLPPVRAPHQQQQPQQQHQPQQQHQDSDSDLDA